The Pogoniulus pusillus isolate bPogPus1 chromosome 28, bPogPus1.pri, whole genome shotgun sequence genome has a segment encoding these proteins:
- the LOC135187869 gene encoding skin secretory protein xP2-like gives MSRGRSEELTNRCGQAKPPGASAKAAGPLQAAWAEPQPESLRQALAAERPRGTAPVPGGAAGTRASAAEAGGVHRSPPRPGDELPGRESRGRAGRFLRSSRGCPLAQQGPAARSASGGCPQAPRPMRNPRRVRSARLPHRAPRGSPPLAFSTVTHPGPAGALPLPAPWRWGTSSAREAAVRAAAAGRPPPAECAVSRWPGSSRELPPLPPSSSSSRRLLPSASRARGGLRAGPLPCRPRTGAGSPRERQLPATCAATAARPPPCGPPAPCGPCRRSRAPSALPAAADPSLAGTQASSPRPGDPGPAIGCPWPARPPPRSQWGPEERRSPGPGAAAPPLTLPSEQWHAGAAGPAPHPLRQPRGIPAAPPASPACLALHTAAWPPARCPRDRGGRGEPRRRLSRGEPSGQPESRRSQGGTARVPPQPGGDSPSPAAARGGQPESRRSQRGTARVPPQPGGDSPSPAAARGGQPESRRSQGRTARVPPQPEGDSPSPAAARGGQPESRRSQGGTARVPPQPGGDSPSPAAARGGQPESRLSQGGTARVPPQPGGDSPSPAAARGGQPESRRSQRTARVPPPLAVLPTG, from the exons ATGTCGAGAGGCAGAAGCGAGGAGCTGACCAACCGCTGCGGTCAGGCTAAACCGCCAGGTGCAAGCGCCAAAGCCGCCGGCCCGCTCCAGG CCGCTTGGGCTGAGCCACAACCGGAGAGCCTGCGGCAGGCTCTCGCTGCGGAGCGGCCCAGGGGCACGGCGCCGGTGCCGGGAGGAGCCGCAGGGACCCGAGCAAGTGCCGCTGAGGCCGGCGGGGTTCACCGCAGCCCTCCCCGCCCCGGAGACGAGCTGCCGGGTCGGGAAAGCCGGGGCAGGGCCGGCCGGTTCCTCCGGAGCAGCCGGGGATGCCCGCTAGCCCAGCAGGGGCCGGCTGCCCGCTCGGCATCCGGCGGCTGCCCCCAGGCTCCGCGCCCCATGCGCAATCCCAGGAGAGTCCGTTCCGCACGGCTGCCGCACCGGGCCCCCAGAGGGAGTCCCCCGCTCGCCTTCTCCACCGTCACACATCCCGGCCCCGCGGGTGCCTTACCTCTGCCGGCGCCCTGGAGATGGGGAACCTCCTCGGCCCGAGAGGCTGCCGTGCGTGCCGCTGCCGCAGGACGGCCGCCGCCGGCTGAATGTGCTGTCTCACGCTGGCCAGGCTCCTCCCGAgagctgccgccgctgccgccctcctcctcctcctcccgccgCCTCCTCCCCTCAGCCAGCCGGGCCCGCGGTGGGCTGCGCGCAGGTCCCCTCCCGTGCCGCCCCCGCACCGGCGCAGGCTCCCCGCGCGAGCGGCAGCTGCCCGCCACCTGCGCAGCAACGGCAGCAAGGCCCCCGCCCTGCGGCCCCCCGGCCCCCTGCGGCCCCTGCCGCCGCTCG CGTGCCCCCTCTGCGCTGCCAGCCGCCGCCGACCCCAGCCTGGCCGGCACCCAGGCCAGCTCCCCGCGGCCAGGGGATCCCGGCCCCGCCATTGGCTGCCCCTGGCCGGCCAGACCCCCCCCGCGCAGCCAATGGGGGCCGGAGGAGCGCCGCTCTCCCGGGCCCGGCGCGGCCGCCCCGCCGCTGACATTGCCCAGCGAGCAATGGCACGCCGGGGCCGCGGGGCCAGCCCCGCATCCCCTTCGCCAGCCCCGCGGCATCCCGGCGGCTCCCCCTGCCAGCCCGGCCTGCCTGGCGCTCCACACCGCGGCTTGGCCACCTGCCCGCTGCCCTCGGGACCGCGGGGGCCGGGGGGAGCCCCGCCGTCGCCTGTCACGGGGGGAAC CCAGCGGACAGCCCGAGTCCCGCCGCAGCCAGGGGGGGACAGCCCGAGTCCCGCCGCAGCCAGGGGGGGACAGCCCGAGTCCCGCCGCAGCCAGAGGGGGACAGCCCGAGTCCCGCCGCAGCCAGAGGGGGACAGCCCGAGTCCCGCCGCAGCCAGGGGGGGACAGCCCGAGTCCCGCCGCAGCCAGAGGGGGACAGCCCGAGTCCCGCCGCAGCCAGGGGAGGACAGCCCGAGTCCCGCCGCAGCCAGAGGGGGACAGCCCGAGTCCCGCCGCAGCCAGAGGGGGACAGCCCGAGTCCCGCCGCAGCCAGGGGGGGACAGCCCGAGTCCCGCCTCAGCCCGGGGGGGACAGCCCGAGTCCCGCCGCAGCCAGGGGGGGACAGCCCGAGTCCCGCCTCAGCCAGGGGGGGACAGCCCGAGTCCCGCCGCAGCCAGGGGGGGACAGCCCGAGTCCCGCCGCAGCCAGAGGGGGACAGCCCGAGTCTCGCCGCAGCCAGAGGACAGCCCGAGTCCCGCCGCCACTCGCCGTACTACCCACTGGATAG